Proteins encoded together in one Kutzneria kofuensis window:
- a CDS encoding MaoC/PaaZ C-terminal domain-containing protein, with the protein MSIDPEIAVGASLGAREFEWSASDVILYHLALGATELKYAFEPQLTVLPTFGVVAPTFHVTEPPTVVFPGIDIDLADTLHGSQQITVHGPLPTSGKARATGRIADVYDKGSAAVIVTEFEVADLDGTPLYTMRSEIFARGHGGFGGQRGPSAKTAPPDGPPDAVLVTETLPQQALWYQLCGDRNPLHVDPEFAARAGFPRPILHGLCTYGMVYKSIVDHLGEVVPHYQARFAGVVFPGDTLRTRLWDGAFATYVDDRPVLTGTYTSG; encoded by the coding sequence GTGTCCATTGATCCCGAGATCGCCGTCGGCGCGTCGCTGGGCGCCCGTGAGTTCGAGTGGTCGGCCTCGGACGTGATCCTCTATCACCTGGCCCTCGGCGCCACCGAACTGAAGTACGCCTTCGAGCCGCAACTCACCGTGCTGCCGACGTTCGGCGTCGTCGCGCCCACCTTCCACGTGACCGAGCCGCCCACAGTGGTGTTCCCCGGTATCGACATCGACCTCGCCGACACCTTGCACGGCTCGCAGCAGATCACCGTGCACGGCCCGCTGCCCACCAGCGGCAAGGCGCGGGCCACCGGCCGGATCGCCGACGTCTACGACAAGGGCTCCGCCGCCGTGATCGTCACCGAGTTCGAGGTCGCCGACCTCGACGGCACCCCGCTCTACACCATGCGCTCCGAGATCTTCGCCCGTGGCCACGGCGGTTTCGGCGGCCAGCGGGGGCCGTCGGCGAAGACCGCTCCCCCGGACGGCCCGCCGGACGCCGTCCTCGTCACGGAAACGTTGCCGCAGCAGGCCCTGTGGTACCAGCTCTGCGGCGACCGCAATCCGCTGCACGTCGACCCCGAGTTCGCCGCCCGCGCCGGCTTCCCGCGACCGATCCTGCACGGCCTGTGCACGTACGGCATGGTGTACAAGTCCATTGTGGACCACCTCGGCGAGGTGGTCCCCCACTACCAGGCCCGGTTCGCCGGGGTGGTGTTCCCCGGCGACACCCTGCGCACCCGCCTCTGGGACGGCGCCTTCGCCACCTACGTCGACGACCGCCCGGTCCTCACCGGCACCTACACCTCCGGGTGA
- the kstD gene encoding 3-oxosteroid 1-dehydrogenase — MPEFDTVVVGSGAAGMTAALTAASRGLSTVVLEKADRFGGSTARSGGGIWIPNNEVLARAGARDSAEDARAYLASIVGDDASAERQRAYLDHGPTMLSFVLATTPLRLRWVTGYSDYYPEQPGGRPLGRSVEPRPLDGHLLGDDLRLLAKPYLPSPLPITAADYKWLTLIARNARGPVRAARVGIRGIIGRLRRQRLLTMGQALAAGLRVGLRRAGVDVQLGTPLVSLLTEGDRVVGVVTPTGTYRARYGVLLASGGFEHNEAMRSKWQDIGTEWTVGAPTNEGDGILAGQELGADVALMDDAWWGPSIPLSGGPYFCLSERTLPGCILVNGEGRRFVNEAAPYVDAVHAMRDTGSVPAWLVADQRYRDRYVFAAVPPRRPLPGRWYKCGAVHRAQTLAELASAIGAPADALQDTVSTFNGYARTGKDLDFGRGDSAYDHYYGDPRVRPNPSLAELVKPPFYAVRIVPGDLGTKGGLCTDADGRVLRPDGSAIPGLYAAGNASASVMGHTYAGPGATIGPAMTFGYLAALAMSAVKEQSGVH, encoded by the coding sequence ATGCCAGAGTTCGACACCGTTGTCGTCGGCAGCGGGGCAGCCGGCATGACGGCCGCGCTGACCGCCGCCAGCCGCGGCCTGAGCACGGTCGTGCTGGAGAAGGCCGACCGGTTCGGCGGCTCGACCGCCCGGTCCGGCGGCGGCATCTGGATCCCCAACAACGAGGTGCTCGCCCGGGCCGGCGCCCGCGACAGCGCCGAGGATGCCCGCGCCTACCTGGCGTCGATCGTCGGCGACGACGCGTCGGCCGAGCGGCAGCGCGCCTACCTCGACCACGGCCCGACGATGCTGTCGTTCGTGCTGGCCACCACGCCGCTCCGGCTGCGCTGGGTCACCGGCTACAGCGACTACTACCCCGAGCAGCCGGGCGGCCGGCCGCTCGGCCGGTCCGTGGAGCCGCGCCCGCTGGACGGCCATCTGCTCGGCGACGATCTTCGGCTGCTGGCCAAGCCCTACCTGCCGAGCCCGCTGCCGATCACCGCCGCCGACTACAAGTGGCTGACGTTGATCGCCCGCAACGCCCGTGGTCCCGTCCGCGCGGCCAGGGTCGGGATACGCGGGATCATCGGCCGGCTGCGCCGGCAGCGGTTGTTGACGATGGGGCAAGCGCTTGCGGCCGGGCTGCGGGTAGGACTTCGACGAGCGGGCGTGGACGTCCAGCTCGGCACACCACTGGTTTCGCTGCTGACGGAAGGCGATCGCGTCGTCGGCGTCGTCACGCCCACGGGTACATACCGTGCCCGATATGGGGTGTTGTTGGCCTCCGGCGGCTTCGAGCACAACGAGGCGATGCGGTCGAAGTGGCAGGACATCGGTACCGAGTGGACGGTCGGCGCGCCGACGAACGAGGGCGACGGCATCCTGGCCGGCCAGGAACTCGGCGCTGACGTCGCCCTGATGGACGACGCGTGGTGGGGCCCGTCGATCCCGCTGAGCGGCGGACCGTACTTCTGCCTGTCGGAACGCACCCTGCCCGGCTGCATCCTGGTCAACGGCGAGGGCCGCCGCTTCGTCAACGAGGCCGCGCCGTACGTCGACGCCGTGCATGCCATGCGGGACACGGGAAGCGTGCCGGCCTGGCTGGTCGCCGACCAGCGCTACCGTGATCGCTACGTCTTCGCCGCCGTGCCGCCGCGACGGCCGCTGCCCGGCCGCTGGTACAAGTGCGGCGCCGTGCACCGGGCGCAAACGTTGGCGGAACTGGCATCGGCCATCGGCGCGCCGGCCGACGCCTTGCAGGACACCGTCTCCACCTTCAACGGCTACGCCAGAACCGGCAAGGACCTGGACTTCGGCCGCGGCGACAGCGCGTACGACCACTATTACGGGGATCCGCGGGTCCGCCCCAATCCCAGCCTCGCCGAGCTGGTCAAGCCGCCGTTCTACGCGGTCCGGATCGTGCCCGGCGATCTCGGCACCAAGGGCGGCCTGTGCACCGACGCCGACGGCCGGGTGCTGCGCCCGGACGGCTCGGCCATTCCCGGCCTGTACGCCGCCGGCAACGCCAGCGCCTCGGTGATGGGCCACACCTACGCCGGCCCCGGCGCGACCATCGGCCCGGCGATGACCTTCGGTTACCTTGCGGCGCTTGCCATGTCGGCGGTGAAGGAGCAGTCCGGTGTCCATTGA
- a CDS encoding FAD-binding protein — MLAGVVVVGFGAAGACAAIEAADAGADVIVLDRFDGGGATALSGGVVYAGGGTAQQAKAGIADTPDAMYDYLAHEVGDAVTPQTLRDFCDGSPDMLAWLEDKGVPFASSVCPYKTSYPTDRHYLYYSGSETLFDRPAPRGHRTAGRGTSGKLLFQRLERAAIDRGVRILRRTTAQRLITDPNGRVVGVQCRQLTGFPARVHRFLGKLAAKPGLYVLSLRRRLHRSIRRIESRHGTEITVSARDGVILCAGGFVANPVMMREHAPAYRRGLPLGTLGDDGSGIRLGADIGAATAKLDHVSAWRFVTPPSALMKGKLINQQGEEICDLNRYGAAVGHAMITEHGGKGWLLVDGATLAEAKRQIPWQTTWFQRLQTRYLFGRARTTAHSLDELARRTGVTIKDFEGQAPFSLIDVSIKRSIGYPCPMLTLGGLVVDENTGEALSADGTAIPGLYAAGRNAVGICSNSYVSGLSLADCVYSGRRAGRHVAAVRRSGAQR; from the coding sequence GTGCTTGCCGGGGTCGTGGTGGTCGGATTCGGGGCGGCCGGCGCGTGCGCCGCGATCGAGGCCGCCGACGCGGGAGCGGACGTGATCGTGCTCGACCGGTTCGACGGCGGCGGGGCCACCGCGCTGTCCGGCGGCGTGGTGTACGCCGGCGGCGGCACCGCCCAGCAGGCCAAGGCCGGCATCGCCGACACGCCCGACGCCATGTACGACTACCTCGCTCACGAGGTCGGCGACGCCGTCACGCCGCAGACCCTGCGCGACTTCTGCGACGGCAGCCCCGACATGCTGGCGTGGCTGGAGGACAAGGGCGTGCCCTTCGCGTCCAGCGTCTGCCCGTACAAGACGTCGTACCCGACCGACCGGCACTACCTCTACTACTCCGGCAGCGAGACGCTGTTCGACCGGCCGGCCCCGCGCGGTCACCGCACCGCCGGCCGCGGCACCTCGGGGAAGCTGCTGTTCCAACGCCTGGAGCGGGCCGCGATCGACCGGGGCGTGCGGATCCTGCGGCGCACCACCGCACAGCGGCTGATCACCGACCCGAACGGCCGGGTGGTTGGCGTGCAGTGCCGCCAGCTGACCGGGTTTCCCGCGCGGGTGCACCGGTTCCTCGGCAAGCTCGCGGCCAAGCCCGGCCTGTACGTGCTGTCGCTGCGACGGCGACTGCATCGCTCCATCCGGCGCATCGAGAGCCGGCACGGCACCGAGATCACCGTCTCCGCCCGGGACGGTGTGATCCTCTGCGCCGGCGGCTTCGTCGCGAACCCCGTGATGATGCGGGAACACGCACCCGCCTACCGGCGCGGACTCCCGCTCGGCACCCTCGGTGACGACGGCAGCGGCATCCGCCTCGGCGCGGACATCGGCGCCGCCACCGCGAAGCTCGATCACGTGTCCGCGTGGCGGTTCGTGACGCCGCCGAGCGCCCTGATGAAGGGGAAGCTGATCAACCAGCAGGGTGAGGAGATCTGCGACCTCAACCGCTACGGCGCCGCCGTCGGCCACGCGATGATCACCGAGCACGGCGGCAAGGGGTGGCTGCTCGTCGACGGCGCCACGCTGGCCGAGGCCAAACGTCAGATCCCGTGGCAGACCACGTGGTTCCAGCGCCTGCAGACCCGCTACCTGTTCGGTCGGGCCCGAACAACCGCTCATTCGCTCGACGAGCTCGCCCGCCGAACCGGCGTCACCATCAAGGACTTCGAGGGGCAGGCGCCGTTCTCGCTCATCGACGTCTCCATCAAGCGCAGCATCGGCTACCCCTGTCCCATGCTGACGCTCGGCGGTCTTGTCGTCGACGAGAACACCGGCGAGGCTCTTTCCGCCGATGGGACGGCCATTCCCGGCCTCTACGCCGCCGGCCGCAACGCCGTCGGCATCTGCTCCAACTCGTACGTGAGCGGCCTGTCCCTGGCCGACTGCGTGTATTCGGGCCGACGCGCCGGGCGGCACGTCGCGGCGGTGAGGAGGTCCGGTGCTCAGCGCTGA
- a CDS encoding 2-keto-4-pentenoate hydratase: MLSADQRAEAADRLRDAERDRVPIPPLTSTWPDIDVVDAYEIQLLNIRRRGRPVLGHKVGLSSLVMQQMMGVDEPDYGHLLDDMALDERHSVPARKYCQPRVEVEVGFVLGADLPGAGCTEEDVLAATAALAPAIELIDSRIADWRIGLADTIADNASSAGFVLGPARVPPGAVDVRKIEATLRRNGEVVAEGRSDAVLGNPVTAVAWLARRVADFGVRLRAGNIVLPGSCTKAIDVRAGDRFQADFTGLGRVSLTFASTTSWGGVA, from the coding sequence GTGCTCAGCGCTGACCAGCGTGCCGAGGCGGCCGACCGGCTTCGTGACGCGGAGCGGGACCGCGTGCCGATTCCGCCGTTGACCTCGACCTGGCCGGATATCGACGTCGTGGACGCCTACGAGATCCAGCTGCTCAACATCCGCCGCCGCGGGCGGCCGGTGCTGGGGCACAAGGTGGGGCTGTCGTCGCTGGTCATGCAGCAGATGATGGGCGTGGACGAGCCCGACTACGGGCACCTGCTCGACGACATGGCGCTGGACGAGCGGCATTCGGTACCGGCCCGCAAGTACTGCCAGCCGCGGGTGGAGGTCGAGGTCGGCTTCGTGCTGGGCGCGGACCTGCCGGGCGCGGGCTGCACCGAGGAGGACGTGCTGGCGGCGACCGCGGCGCTGGCGCCGGCGATCGAGCTGATCGACAGCCGGATCGCGGACTGGCGGATCGGGCTGGCCGACACCATCGCCGACAACGCGTCCTCGGCCGGGTTCGTGCTCGGGCCGGCCCGGGTTCCGCCCGGCGCGGTGGACGTTCGCAAGATCGAGGCGACGTTGCGACGTAACGGGGAAGTCGTCGCCGAAGGCCGATCCGACGCCGTGCTCGGCAATCCGGTCACCGCCGTTGCGTGGCTCGCGCGCAGGGTCGCCGATTTCGGTGTTCGTCTCCGAGCCGGAAACATCGTGCTTCCCGGATCGTGCACGAAAGCGATCGACGTCCGGGCCGGCGACCGCTTCCAGGCCGACTTCACCGGCCTGGGCCGAGTTTCCCTGACCTTCGCATCGACGACCTCATGGGGAGGCGTGGCATGA
- a CDS encoding acetaldehyde dehydrogenase (acetylating), whose product MTATAAIVGSGNIGTDLMYKLLRSDLVDPQWMVGIDPASEGLAQAREHGLRTSTEGVDWLLAQDERPDLVFEATSAAVHRANAPRYEKAGIKAIDLTPAAVGPYVVPPVNLGEHLAAPNVNLITCGGQATIPIVKAVSRAVPVSYAEIVATVSSRSAGPGTRANIDEFTRTTSHGIEVIGGARKGKAIIVLNPAEPPMVMRDTIFCAIPEDADTELVAVSIRDMVAEVAGYVPGYRLLDEPQFDPPSAATGGMARVCVFIEVEGAGDFLPSYSGNLDIMTAAATRVGEQLAKG is encoded by the coding sequence ATGACCGCGACGGCCGCGATCGTCGGCTCCGGCAACATCGGCACCGATCTGATGTACAAGCTGCTCCGCTCCGACCTCGTCGATCCACAGTGGATGGTCGGTATCGACCCGGCGAGCGAAGGCCTGGCCCAGGCGCGGGAACACGGCTTGCGGACGTCGACGGAGGGCGTGGACTGGCTGCTGGCCCAGGACGAGCGGCCGGACCTGGTGTTCGAGGCGACCTCCGCCGCCGTGCACCGGGCCAACGCCCCGCGCTACGAAAAGGCTGGCATCAAGGCCATCGACCTGACGCCGGCCGCCGTCGGGCCGTACGTGGTGCCGCCGGTCAATCTCGGCGAGCACCTGGCCGCCCCGAACGTCAACCTGATCACCTGCGGCGGCCAGGCGACCATCCCGATCGTCAAGGCCGTCTCACGCGCGGTTCCGGTCAGCTACGCGGAAATCGTGGCCACCGTGTCGTCGCGGTCGGCCGGACCCGGCACGCGCGCCAACATCGACGAGTTCACCCGGACCACCAGCCACGGCATCGAGGTGATCGGCGGCGCCCGCAAAGGCAAGGCGATCATCGTGCTGAACCCGGCCGAGCCGCCGATGGTCATGCGGGACACCATCTTCTGCGCCATCCCCGAGGATGCCGACACCGAGCTGGTGGCAGTGTCCATTCGGGACATGGTCGCCGAGGTCGCCGGCTACGTGCCCGGGTACCGGCTGCTGGACGAGCCCCAGTTCGACCCGCCGTCCGCCGCGACCGGCGGCATGGCCCGGGTCTGCGTGTTCATCGAGGTCGAGGGCGCCGGCGACTTTCTCCCGTCGTACTCGGGGAATCTGGACATCATGACCGCCGCCGCCACGCGCGTCGGCGAGCAACTGGCGAAGGGCTGA
- the dmpG gene encoding 4-hydroxy-2-oxovalerate aldolase yields MDVRVTDTSLRDGSHAKRHQFTVDDVRNIVGALDDAGVPVIEVTHGDGLGGSSFTYGFSHTPEQELIKTAVATARRAKIAFLMLPGVGVKDDILVAADNGARICRIATHCTEADISVQHFGLARDRGLETVGFLMMAHSQPPEVLAGQARIMADAGCQCVYVVDSAGALIMDQVGDRVSALVAELGSDATVGFHGHENLGLGVANSVIAVRSGARQIDGSARRFGAGAGNTPVEAFVGVCDKLGIDTGIDFFKILDAAEDVVAPVMDQECRLDRMALLMGYAGVYSSFLRHAYRQAERYGVSGPEILVRAGERRLVGGQEDQLIDIALELRGR; encoded by the coding sequence ATGGACGTCCGTGTCACCGACACCTCGCTGCGGGACGGTTCGCACGCCAAGCGGCACCAGTTCACCGTCGACGACGTGCGCAACATCGTCGGGGCGCTGGACGATGCCGGCGTTCCGGTCATCGAGGTCACCCATGGCGACGGGCTCGGCGGCTCGTCGTTCACCTACGGCTTCAGCCACACGCCGGAACAGGAGCTGATCAAGACCGCCGTCGCCACCGCGCGGCGGGCGAAGATCGCCTTCCTGATGCTGCCCGGCGTCGGCGTCAAGGACGACATCCTCGTCGCCGCCGACAACGGCGCGCGGATCTGCCGTATCGCCACGCATTGCACCGAGGCCGACATCTCCGTGCAGCACTTCGGCCTGGCCCGGGACCGTGGGCTGGAAACCGTCGGCTTCCTGATGATGGCCCACTCCCAGCCGCCGGAGGTGTTGGCCGGGCAGGCAAGGATCATGGCCGACGCCGGCTGCCAGTGCGTGTACGTCGTCGACTCCGCCGGCGCGCTGATCATGGACCAGGTCGGCGACCGGGTTTCCGCCCTCGTCGCCGAACTCGGGTCCGATGCCACCGTCGGCTTCCACGGCCACGAAAACCTCGGTCTCGGCGTCGCCAACTCCGTCATCGCCGTCCGCTCCGGCGCCCGCCAGATCGACGGCAGCGCCCGCCGCTTCGGCGCCGGCGCCGGCAACACCCCCGTCGAGGCCTTCGTCGGCGTGTGCGACAAGCTGGGGATCGACACCGGCATCGACTTCTTCAAGATCCTCGACGCCGCCGAGGACGTCGTCGCCCCCGTGATGGACCAGGAGTGCCGGCTCGACCGCATGGCCCTGCTCATGGGCTACGCCGGCGTCTACTCCAGCTTCCTGCGGCACGCCTACCGCCAGGCCGAACGCTACGGCGTCTCCGGTCCCGAGATCCTGGTCCGTGCCGGTGAGCGGCGGCTCGTCGGCGGGCAGGAGGACCAGCTCATCGACATCGCCCTGGAGCTGCGCGGGCGGTAG
- a CDS encoding NAD(P)-dependent oxidoreductase, with protein MTVVTLLHPGAMGAAVGRQAVSAGATVLWVGAGRSDATCRRALDAGLVERPDLDSALAESDVVLSICPPAFAEDVAREVAGFTGVYVEANAIAPERSRRIAGLLPSARVVDGGIIGGPPSQPGTTRLYLSGDATGVPELFAGTALDVVVLPGDVGVASALKIAYASYQKTTWALAAVSHALAAAHGVGDQLLAEAERLHARPLLQVDAYPNMAARGWRWAPEILEAAATLRAAGLPDGLARGSAETMRRWDAAKDRADLPIEDVLGLLG; from the coding sequence ATGACCGTCGTCACCTTGCTGCATCCCGGCGCGATGGGCGCCGCCGTCGGCCGGCAGGCCGTGTCCGCCGGGGCCACCGTGCTCTGGGTCGGCGCCGGCCGCAGCGACGCCACCTGTCGTCGGGCTCTTGACGCCGGTTTGGTCGAACGGCCCGACCTCGACTCCGCCCTGGCCGAATCCGACGTCGTCCTCTCCATCTGTCCACCCGCCTTCGCCGAGGACGTGGCTAGGGAGGTTGCCGGCTTCACCGGCGTCTACGTCGAGGCCAACGCCATCGCCCCCGAGCGGTCGCGGCGGATCGCCGGGTTGCTGCCGTCCGCCCGTGTCGTCGACGGCGGCATCATCGGCGGACCGCCGTCGCAGCCCGGCACCACCCGGCTCTACCTCTCCGGCGACGCGACCGGCGTGCCCGAGCTGTTCGCCGGCACCGCCCTCGACGTCGTCGTCCTGCCGGGCGACGTCGGCGTCGCCTCCGCGCTGAAGATCGCCTACGCCTCGTACCAGAAGACGACCTGGGCCCTGGCGGCCGTCTCCCACGCCCTCGCCGCCGCCCACGGCGTCGGCGACCAGCTCCTGGCGGAGGCCGAACGCCTCCACGCCCGGCCGTTGTTGCAGGTCGACGCCTACCCGAACATGGCCGCCCGCGGCTGGCGCTGGGCTCCGGAGATACTCGAAGCCGCCGCCACCCTCCGCGCCGCCGGCCTCCCCGACGGCCTGGCCCGAGGCTCGGCGGAAACCATGCGCCGCTGGGACGCCGCCAAGGACCGGGCCGACCTGCCGATCGAAGACGTCCTGGGCCTGCTCGGCTAG
- a CDS encoding TetR/AcrR family transcriptional regulator, protein MPTGVHIQDARAQLFDAAERVLLRDGPHALTSRAVTTEAGFAKGVLHRHFEDFDGFLTELVLDRIARLSDLPLVPGAGTVVETLTDFLTAVFSSVAVAIVALITFRDDLRRRLREIRGPGVPLASEAAALVHGYLRAERDLGRLPADADLDTLGLTLIGGSHMLFADRQSGSPSRDAVRRMVTTVLP, encoded by the coding sequence GTGCCGACCGGCGTGCATATCCAGGACGCTCGCGCGCAGCTGTTCGACGCCGCCGAGCGGGTGCTGCTGCGCGACGGGCCGCACGCGCTGACCAGCCGGGCCGTCACCACCGAGGCCGGGTTCGCCAAGGGTGTGCTGCACCGGCACTTCGAGGACTTCGACGGCTTTCTCACCGAGCTGGTGCTCGACCGCATCGCCCGCCTGTCCGACCTGCCCCTCGTGCCCGGCGCCGGCACCGTCGTCGAGACCCTCACCGACTTCCTGACCGCCGTCTTCTCCTCCGTCGCCGTCGCCATCGTCGCCCTGATCACCTTCCGCGACGACCTGCGCCGGCGGCTACGCGAGATCCGCGGTCCCGGCGTCCCCCTCGCCTCCGAGGCCGCCGCCCTGGTCCACGGCTACCTCCGCGCCGAACGGGACCTCGGCCGCCTCCCCGCCGACGCCGACCTCGACACCCTCGGGCTCACCCTGATCGGCGGCAGCCACATGCTCTTCGCCGACCGCCAGTCCGGCTCGCCCTCCCGCGACGCCGTGCGGCGCATGGTCACCACCGTGCTCCCGTGA
- a CDS encoding class I SAM-dependent methyltransferase produces the protein MPTSEERRKVAESFGIDAQRYDRNRPSYPDALITRIVAGSPGKKLLDVGCGTGIEARQFQAAGCTVLGVEPDARMADFARTTGVETEVSTFETWDDRGRRFDAVVSGTAWHWVDPVKGAAKAAEVLGPGGRLAAFWHVFDLPKPIGEAFAKVYTGVVPDSPFDFTANRSMIDLYQGQFDLTADGLRQAGFEEPEQWRYDWERHYTRDEWLELLATHGSMTPLTDEQRAEILTAMKPALGDGFTLPYATVAVTARMPG, from the coding sequence ATGCCCACTTCGGAGGAGCGCCGGAAGGTCGCGGAGTCGTTCGGGATCGATGCCCAGCGGTACGACCGGAACCGACCGTCCTATCCGGATGCCCTGATCACGCGGATAGTCGCCGGTAGCCCCGGGAAGAAGCTGCTCGACGTCGGCTGCGGCACGGGCATCGAGGCCCGGCAGTTCCAGGCCGCGGGCTGCACGGTCCTCGGCGTCGAGCCGGACGCCCGGATGGCCGACTTCGCCCGCACGACCGGCGTCGAGACGGAGGTGTCCACCTTCGAGACCTGGGACGACCGGGGCCGCCGGTTCGACGCGGTGGTCTCCGGCACCGCCTGGCACTGGGTCGACCCGGTCAAGGGCGCGGCCAAGGCCGCCGAGGTGCTCGGCCCCGGCGGCCGGCTGGCGGCGTTCTGGCACGTCTTCGACCTGCCGAAGCCGATCGGGGAAGCGTTCGCGAAGGTCTACACGGGCGTCGTCCCCGACTCGCCGTTCGACTTCACCGCCAACCGGTCGATGATCGACCTGTACCAGGGGCAGTTCGACCTCACCGCGGACGGCCTGCGCCAGGCCGGCTTCGAGGAACCGGAGCAGTGGCGCTACGACTGGGAACGCCACTACACCCGTGACGAGTGGCTGGAGTTGCTCGCCACGCACGGCAGCATGACCCCGCTCACCGACGAGCAGCGCGCGGAGATCCTGACCGCCATGAAGCCGGCGCTCGGCGACGGGTTCACGCTGCCGTACGCGACGGTCGCGGTGACCGCTCGGATGCCCGGATAG
- a CDS encoding LLM class flavin-dependent oxidoreductase translates to MRVGVFLPTVGRGGSPGDVVAYARHAEEHGLDAVWAGDQIVVGSGTPMLDAMIVLTTAAAVTERLRVGFGVLILPLRPVAAVAKQITALQQLSGNRVLLGVGSGGTPHGVSSWQAVGVPQGERGRLTDAALAVLPGLVTGKPTKLAHLPGTPTITLAPGSPMPPVIVGGAGRVAIRRTLEFGDAWFPSMVTPTSVAAVRQILYDGAEQRGRPAPGITTGVVASLGDGAPSRQALVSSLANGFKMPLEQAESIPITGVGAEAADRMASHFAAGAEELVVSFAGGDWFRQVELLAEARQAL, encoded by the coding sequence GTGCGGGTCGGTGTGTTCCTGCCGACCGTGGGTCGGGGCGGCAGTCCGGGCGATGTCGTCGCGTATGCGCGACACGCGGAGGAGCATGGTCTGGACGCGGTCTGGGCCGGCGACCAGATCGTGGTCGGCTCCGGCACCCCGATGCTGGACGCGATGATCGTGTTGACCACGGCGGCCGCGGTGACGGAGAGACTCCGGGTCGGCTTCGGCGTGCTGATCCTGCCGCTGCGGCCGGTCGCGGCGGTGGCGAAGCAGATCACGGCCCTCCAACAGCTGTCCGGCAACCGGGTGCTGCTGGGCGTGGGCTCCGGCGGCACGCCGCACGGCGTCTCCTCCTGGCAGGCGGTCGGCGTGCCGCAGGGCGAACGCGGCCGGCTGACCGACGCCGCGCTGGCCGTGCTTCCCGGCCTGGTGACCGGAAAGCCGACGAAGCTGGCCCATCTGCCCGGCACGCCGACGATCACCCTGGCGCCGGGTTCGCCGATGCCGCCGGTGATCGTCGGCGGTGCCGGCCGGGTGGCCATCCGCCGGACGCTGGAGTTCGGCGACGCCTGGTTCCCGTCGATGGTGACGCCGACATCCGTGGCCGCCGTCCGGCAGATCCTGTACGACGGCGCCGAGCAGCGCGGCCGCCCGGCGCCCGGCATCACCACCGGCGTCGTGGCCTCGCTCGGCGACGGCGCGCCCAGTCGCCAGGCCCTGGTGTCCAGCCTGGCCAACGGCTTCAAGATGCCGCTGGAGCAGGCCGAGTCGATCCCGATCACGGGCGTCGGCGCGGAGGCGGCGGACCGCATGGCCAGCCACTTCGCCGCCGGGGCGGAGGAGCTGGTGGTCAGCTTCGCCGGCGGCGACTGGTTCCGGCAGGTCGAGTTGCTGGCCGAGGCGCGCCAGGCGTTGTAG
- a CDS encoding ferredoxin--NADP reductase has protein sequence MTEPVRVAEVIEETPDARSLVLDADFSYEPGQFVTFRLPNGLERCYSLSSSPYTGEKPTVTVKRMPGGECSGWMCSAVVAGTVLDARPPAGVFTPSSLDRDLVLFAGGSGITPVMSIVKSVLAAGSGRLALFYANRDPSSVIFADELRRLAFEHPDRLQVTHWLECLQGIPSVAQLAVWAAPFSRREAFVCGPGPFMDAVVSVLPSARVERFDVFQETIADTGSSSTVEVSLDGSRRRLAWPSHRRLLDVLLDNGLDAPYSCRQGQCSACACRIVRGEVRLLHNEVLDDEDLAEGYALACQALPVTDEVEITYED, from the coding sequence ATGACTGAGCCGGTACGCGTCGCCGAGGTGATCGAGGAGACTCCCGACGCCCGATCCCTGGTGTTGGATGCGGACTTCTCCTACGAGCCGGGACAGTTCGTCACGTTCCGGCTGCCGAACGGGCTGGAGCGGTGCTACTCGCTGTCCAGTTCCCCTTACACCGGCGAGAAACCGACCGTCACCGTGAAGCGGATGCCGGGCGGCGAGTGCTCCGGCTGGATGTGTTCCGCCGTCGTGGCCGGGACGGTGTTGGACGCCCGGCCGCCCGCCGGCGTGTTCACCCCGTCGTCGCTGGACCGGGACCTGGTGCTGTTCGCCGGCGGCAGCGGGATCACGCCGGTGATGTCCATCGTCAAGTCGGTGCTGGCCGCCGGCTCGGGGCGGCTGGCTCTGTTCTACGCCAACCGTGATCCTTCTTCCGTGATCTTCGCCGACGAGCTGCGGCGGTTGGCTTTCGAGCACCCGGACCGGCTCCAGGTGACGCACTGGCTGGAGTGCCTGCAGGGCATTCCGTCGGTGGCGCAGCTTGCCGTGTGGGCGGCACCTTTCTCTCGGCGGGAGGCCTTCGTGTGCGGGCCCGGGCCGTTCATGGACGCCGTGGTCTCCGTGCTGCCGTCGGCCCGGGTCGAACGGTTCGACGTCTTCCAGGAGACCATTGCCGACACCGGGTCCTCGTCCACTGTGGAGGTTTCCCTGGACGGCTCGCGCAGGCGATTGGCGTGGCCGTCGCATCGACGGTTGTTGGATGTGCTGCTGGACAACGGGTTGGATGCGCCCTACTCGTGCCGGCAGGGCCAGTGCAGCGCTTGCGCGTGCCGGATCGTGCGGGGCGAGGTTCGCCTGCTGCACAACGAGGTGCTCGACGACGAGGACCTTGCCGAGGGTTATGCCCTGGCCTGCCAGGCCCTTCCCGTGACGGACGAGGTCGAGATCACCTACGAGGACTGA